The Mesorhizobium koreense genome includes a window with the following:
- the pncB gene encoding nicotinate phosphoribosyltransferase: protein MARTDIARRVYNHTWKLDPIIRSLLDTDFYKLLMLQMIWGLYPTVQATFTLINRTASVRLADEIDEAELRAQLDHARTIRFSKKEMIWLAGNSFYGRRQIFDPDFLAWLAGFRLPEYELLRRDGQYELNFHGPWSETTMWEIPALAIINELRSRAAMRSLGPFALDVLYARAKAKTWAKVERLRKYPDLQISDFGTRRRHSFLWQRWCVEALKEGIGAAFTGTSNVLLAMDTDLEALGTNAHELPMVLAALARNDEELRAAPYKVLTDWQSYYGGNLLIVLPDSFGTAAFLKDAPDWVADWTGFRPDSAPAIEGGEKIIEWWKEKGKDPRKKLLIFSDALDVETIEKAYLHFRGKARLSFGWGTNLTNDFVDCAPERNDQLRAISLVCKVSEANGHPAVKLSDNPEKATGDPKEVERYLRIFGSKDRVRQPVTV from the coding sequence ATGGCCAGAACCGATATCGCTCGACGTGTGTACAACCACACCTGGAAGCTCGATCCTATCATCCGCAGCCTGCTCGACACGGATTTCTACAAGCTGTTGATGCTGCAGATGATCTGGGGGCTCTACCCGACCGTGCAGGCGACGTTCACGCTCATCAACCGCACCGCCTCGGTCCGCCTCGCCGACGAGATCGACGAAGCGGAATTGCGCGCCCAGCTCGACCACGCGCGCACCATCCGTTTCTCCAAAAAGGAGATGATCTGGCTCGCCGGCAACAGTTTCTACGGCCGCAGGCAGATCTTCGATCCCGATTTCCTCGCCTGGCTCGCCGGCTTCCGCCTGCCCGAATACGAACTTCTACGACGCGACGGCCAGTATGAACTGAACTTCCATGGGCCGTGGAGCGAAACCACGATGTGGGAAATCCCCGCGCTCGCCATCATCAACGAGTTGCGCTCGCGCGCGGCCATGCGCTCGCTCGGGCCGTTTGCACTCGACGTGCTCTATGCCCGCGCCAAGGCCAAGACGTGGGCCAAGGTCGAGCGGCTGCGCAAATATCCGGACCTGCAAATCTCCGATTTCGGTACCCGCCGCCGCCACAGCTTCCTTTGGCAGCGCTGGTGCGTCGAGGCGCTGAAGGAAGGTATCGGCGCCGCTTTCACCGGCACCTCTAACGTGCTGCTCGCCATGGACACCGATCTCGAAGCGCTCGGCACCAACGCGCACGAACTGCCGATGGTCCTAGCTGCGCTTGCCCGCAACGACGAGGAGCTTCGCGCCGCTCCCTACAAGGTGCTGACCGACTGGCAGAGCTACTATGGCGGCAATCTGCTGATCGTGCTGCCCGATTCCTTCGGAACCGCCGCCTTCCTGAAGGACGCACCCGACTGGGTCGCCGATTGGACGGGCTTCCGCCCCGATAGTGCGCCAGCGATCGAAGGCGGCGAGAAAATCATCGAATGGTGGAAGGAGAAGGGCAAGGATCCAAGAAAGAAGCTCCTCATCTTTTCCGACGCGCTCGACGTCGAAACAATCGAGAAGGCCTATCTCCATTTTCGCGGCAAGGCGCGATTGAGCTTCGGCTGGGGCACCAACCTCACCAACGATTTCGTCGATTGCGCGCCTGAGCGTAACGATCAGCTTCGAGCCATCTCGCTGGTCTGCAAGGTAAGCGAGGCGAACGGCCATCCGGCCGTCAAGCTCTCCGACAATCCGGAGAAAGCGACCGGCGATCCGAAGGAGGTCGAGCGCTACCTGCGCATCTTCGGCAGCAAGGACCGCGTGCGCCAGCCGGTAACGGTGTAG
- the iolB gene encoding 5-deoxy-glucuronate isomerase, producing MPNLLVKPNGKHGRVTHVTPENAGWTYVGFDLFRLRPGEKAEAETGDREACLVFITGKGKAEADGSGFGELGGRTSPFEGKPWSVYVPAGSSWKVTATTDLELAVCTAPGRAKSHPARVIRPDDLGQETRGKGTNTRHVTNILPETDKGADSLLVVEVITPGGHTSSYPPHKHDADNLPAESQLEETYYHRMNPTQGFAFQRVYTDDRSLDEAMAVEDGDVTLVPRGYHPCAACHGYDLYYLNVMAGPRRTWKFHNAAEHEWLLKA from the coding sequence ATGCCGAATTTGCTGGTGAAGCCAAACGGGAAGCATGGGCGTGTCACCCATGTCACGCCCGAAAACGCCGGCTGGACCTATGTCGGTTTCGATCTCTTCCGCCTCAGGCCGGGTGAAAAAGCGGAGGCAGAGACAGGCGACCGCGAGGCCTGCCTTGTCTTTATCACCGGAAAGGGCAAAGCGGAGGCCGACGGCAGTGGTTTCGGCGAGTTGGGAGGGCGCACATCGCCCTTCGAAGGCAAGCCTTGGTCGGTCTATGTGCCGGCGGGCTCAAGCTGGAAGGTGACCGCCACGACAGATCTTGAACTCGCCGTCTGCACCGCGCCCGGCCGAGCCAAAAGCCATCCCGCGCGGGTCATCCGGCCGGACGATCTCGGGCAGGAAACGCGCGGGAAGGGGACCAATACGCGCCATGTCACCAACATCCTGCCGGAGACGGACAAGGGCGCGGATTCGCTTCTTGTGGTCGAGGTGATCACGCCCGGTGGCCACACCTCGTCTTATCCGCCGCACAAGCACGACGCAGACAATCTGCCGGCCGAATCGCAACTGGAAGAAACCTATTACCACCGCATGAACCCGACGCAGGGTTTTGCCTTCCAGCGGGTCTATACGGACGACCGATCATTGGACGAGGCGATGGCAGTTGAGGACGGCGATGTCACGCTTGTTCCGCGCGGATACCATCCCTGCGCGGCCTGCCACGGCTACGACCTCTACTATCTCAACGTCATGGCCGGCCCACGCCGCACCTGGAAATTCCACAATGCCGCAGAACATGAGTGGCTGTTGAAGGCGTGA
- a CDS encoding DUF3329 domain-containing protein, producing MLKSDADHPFFRPLWRRIAVFVVCLVWSALEFYGGSQNWGVIALGFAGYAAYAYLFRYSPPDENKKPPTKE from the coding sequence GTGTTGAAATCGGACGCCGACCATCCCTTCTTCCGGCCGCTTTGGCGGCGGATCGCCGTTTTCGTGGTCTGCCTGGTGTGGTCGGCACTGGAATTTTACGGCGGCTCGCAGAATTGGGGCGTCATCGCCCTGGGGTTCGCCGGCTACGCCGCGTACGCCTATCTGTTCCGCTACAGTCCGCCGGACGAGAACAAGAAGCCGCCCACCAAAGAGTAA
- the iolE gene encoding myo-inosose-2 dehydratase: MKAKLGMSPIAWWNDDLVELSDDVSLEECLRQSRSAGFTGMEKGRRFPDDPAVMLPILKAADVTLCGGWFSGTLVNEDLSANKERIRPMIELFKAVGAPCIVYGEVGRSIQGDRSKPLAQKAVLSDDEMKAYARKMTEFGEWCAGEGMPLAYHHHMAAVVQFERELDAFMNHSGEGIPLLLDAGHLAFAGGDVLAAIDRHHKRISHVHVKDVRMDVIKGLDWKKQSFLDAVALGAFTVPGDGSLDFGAIVRKFADYGYEGWFVVEAEQDPKKNPPLKMAQIGHKELMRVMTKAGYEVETQGFPN, from the coding sequence TTGAAAGCCAAACTGGGCATGTCCCCCATCGCATGGTGGAACGATGATCTCGTGGAACTATCCGACGACGTTTCACTTGAGGAGTGCTTACGCCAGTCGCGATCGGCCGGTTTCACCGGCATGGAGAAGGGGCGGCGCTTTCCGGACGATCCGGCCGTCATGCTGCCTATCCTGAAGGCGGCTGACGTAACGCTTTGCGGGGGGTGGTTTTCCGGAACGCTGGTGAACGAGGATTTATCGGCCAACAAGGAACGCATCCGGCCGATGATCGAGCTTTTCAAGGCGGTCGGCGCGCCCTGCATCGTCTATGGCGAGGTCGGCCGCTCCATCCAGGGCGACCGTTCGAAGCCGCTGGCGCAAAAGGCGGTGCTGTCGGACGACGAGATGAAGGCCTATGCACGCAAAATGACCGAATTCGGCGAATGGTGCGCGGGCGAGGGCATGCCGCTCGCCTACCATCATCACATGGCGGCGGTGGTGCAGTTCGAGCGCGAATTGGACGCCTTCATGAACCACTCCGGCGAAGGCATTCCTCTGCTGCTCGACGCGGGACATTTGGCCTTCGCCGGCGGCGATGTGCTCGCCGCCATCGACCGGCACCACAAGCGCATCAGCCATGTCCATGTGAAGGACGTGCGCATGGATGTGATCAAGGGGCTGGACTGGAAGAAGCAGTCCTTCCTCGACGCCGTGGCGCTCGGCGCCTTCACGGTGCCGGGCGACGGCTCGCTCGATTTCGGCGCTATCGTGCGAAAATTCGCCGATTACGGCTATGAAGGCTGGTTCGTGGTCGAGGCCGAACAGGACCCGAAGAAGAACCCGCCCTTGAAGATGGCTCAGATCGGTCACAAGGAACTGATGCGGGTGATGACCAAAGCGGGCTATGAGGTCGAGACGCAAGGATTCCCGAACTGA
- the iolD gene encoding 3D-(3,5/4)-trihydroxycyclohexane-1,2-dione acylhydrolase (decyclizing), protein MTSKIRLTMAQALARFLTRQMTEIDGEKVPLFGGVWAIFGHGNVAGMGEALYQVRRDLPTYRAHNEQAMVHAAVGFAKANFRRRMMAATTSIGPGATNMVTGAALAHVNRLPVLLLPGDVFATRIPDPVLQQVEDFGDGTVSANDCFRPVSRYFDRIARPEQIVPALARAMAVLTDPAECGPVTLSLCQDVQAEAFDYPESFFEERLWLPRRQRPDEHELQVAVEALRSAKAPLIVSGGGTLYSGASAALEVLAGKSGIPVTETQGGKSSLPDGNPLNMGAIGVTGTSAANQLAEKADVVLAVGTRFQDFTTGSWALFRNPDKTIIGLNVQPFDAFKHRALPLVADARVGLTELAEHLGGWAAPKAWTDKARKGKAEWRKAADAVTASTNAPLPSDAQVIGAVQRAMGDGIVLVHAAGGLPGELHKLWQADWPGSYHGEYGYSCMGYEIAGALGAKMARPDEEIVVMLGDGSYLMMNSEIATSVMLGLKLTIVLLDNRGFGCINRLQMATGGANFNNLLKDARHDMLPDIDFAKHAEGLGALSEHVSSIGDLEAALKRSRENDRTTVIVIDTDPLVSTDAGGHWWDVAVPEVSVRKEVNAARKAYEKNRQTQSVGD, encoded by the coding sequence ATGACCAGCAAAATCCGCCTGACCATGGCGCAAGCGCTCGCCCGCTTCTTGACGCGCCAGATGACGGAGATCGACGGCGAGAAGGTGCCGCTCTTCGGCGGCGTATGGGCGATCTTCGGGCACGGCAACGTCGCCGGCATGGGCGAGGCGCTCTACCAGGTGCGGCGCGACCTGCCGACCTATCGCGCCCATAATGAGCAGGCGATGGTCCATGCGGCAGTCGGCTTCGCCAAGGCGAATTTCCGCCGCCGCATGATGGCCGCGACGACCTCCATCGGCCCCGGCGCGACCAATATGGTCACGGGGGCGGCCCTTGCGCATGTCAACCGCCTGCCGGTGCTGCTTTTGCCGGGTGATGTCTTTGCTACCCGTATTCCTGACCCTGTGCTTCAGCAGGTTGAGGATTTCGGCGACGGCACCGTCTCGGCGAATGACTGCTTCCGTCCCGTTTCCCGCTATTTCGACCGCATCGCCCGGCCCGAGCAGATCGTGCCGGCGCTGGCCCGAGCGATGGCCGTGCTGACCGATCCGGCCGAGTGCGGGCCGGTGACGCTGTCGCTCTGCCAGGACGTGCAGGCCGAGGCCTTCGATTATCCGGAAAGCTTCTTCGAGGAGCGGCTGTGGCTGCCGCGCCGGCAGCGGCCGGACGAGCATGAGTTGCAGGTGGCCGTCGAGGCGCTGCGCAGCGCCAAGGCGCCGCTCATCGTCTCCGGAGGCGGCACGCTCTATTCGGGGGCTTCCGCCGCGCTCGAAGTACTGGCTGGCAAGTCCGGCATCCCGGTGACCGAGACGCAGGGGGGCAAATCGAGCCTGCCCGACGGCAACCCGCTCAATATGGGCGCGATCGGCGTCACCGGAACATCCGCCGCCAACCAATTGGCGGAAAAGGCCGATGTCGTGCTGGCCGTCGGGACACGGTTTCAGGATTTCACCACCGGATCCTGGGCACTCTTCCGTAATCCGGACAAGACCATCATCGGGCTCAATGTGCAGCCCTTCGACGCCTTCAAGCACCGTGCGCTGCCGCTTGTCGCCGATGCCCGCGTCGGGCTGACGGAACTTGCCGAACATCTCGGCGGCTGGGCGGCGCCCAAGGCGTGGACGGACAAGGCCAGGAAGGGCAAGGCGGAATGGCGCAAGGCCGCCGACGCCGTCACCGCCTCGACCAACGCGCCGCTGCCATCGGACGCGCAGGTGATCGGCGCCGTTCAGCGCGCCATGGGCGACGGCATCGTACTGGTGCATGCGGCCGGAGGTCTGCCGGGCGAGTTGCACAAGCTCTGGCAGGCGGACTGGCCGGGTTCCTATCACGGCGAATACGGCTATTCCTGCATGGGCTACGAGATCGCCGGCGCGCTCGGCGCCAAGATGGCGCGGCCCGACGAGGAGATCGTGGTCATGCTCGGCGACGGCTCCTATCTCATGATGAATTCGGAGATCGCCACTTCGGTCATGCTCGGCTTGAAACTGACCATCGTGCTGCTCGATAATCGCGGCTTCGGCTGCATCAACCGGCTGCAGATGGCCACCGGCGGCGCCAACTTCAACAATCTGTTGAAGGATGCCCGCCATGACATGCTTCCGGATATAGATTTCGCCAAACATGCCGAAGGGCTCGGCGCGCTATCCGAGCATGTCTCCTCGATCGGCGATCTCGAAGCGGCGCTGAAACGCTCGCGTGAAAACGACCGCACGACCGTGATCGTCATCGACACCGATCCGCTCGTCTCGACGGATGCGGGCGGGCATTGGTGGGATGTCGCCGTGCCGGAAGTCAGCGTGCGCAAGGAAGTCAACGCCGCACGCAAGGCTTATGAGAAAAACAGGCAGACGCAGAGCGTCGGCGATTAG
- a CDS encoding bifunctional 5-dehydro-2-deoxygluconokinase/5-dehydro-2-deoxyphosphogluconate aldolase, translating to MARAEASNGQGQLDVITIGRASVDLYGQQIGSRLEDSTSFAKSVGGCPANIAIGTARLGLKSALVTRVGQEQFGAFIREQMVREGVETAGIVTDQARLTALAFVSVENDKSFPLLFYRENCADMALSEDDIDEAFFSRARAVVVTGTHFSRPNSDAAQKKAIRLMRGKGGKVAFDIDYRPNLWGLAGHAAGDERYVKSDRVSQHLKTVLPDCDLIVGTEEEVLIASGEDDLLKALKTIRAVSDAVIVLKRGPMGCIVYEGAIPDDLENGIVGQGFPIEVYNVLGAGDAFMSGFLRGWLGGESFETAATWANACGAFAVSRLLCSPESPTFEELRYFLEHGSKHHALRKDDAINHIHWATTRRGDIPLLMGFACDHRSQFEEMAARVGADPERISAFKVLAVKAASKVAQGRRGYGMLIDEKYGREALFEATRHDFDWIGRPVELPGSRPLRFEFGQDIGSQLVEWPVTHTIKCLCFYHPDDTAGLKEEQQQKLVALFQASRKVGRELLIEVITGKNGPLRDDTVAQVLDELYALGIRPDWWKLEPQASKAAWTNIEATISRNDPWCRGVVLLGLDAPAADLEAAFSATADASIVKGFAVGRTIFGHAAEEWLAGRMDDEAAIAEMADRFGRLTKAWLATRKRAAA from the coding sequence ATGGCCAGGGCTGAAGCCTCGAACGGGCAGGGGCAGCTTGATGTCATCACCATCGGCCGCGCTTCCGTCGATCTTTACGGCCAGCAGATCGGCTCCCGCCTCGAGGACAGTACCAGCTTCGCCAAATCGGTGGGCGGCTGCCCCGCCAATATCGCTATCGGCACCGCGAGGCTCGGCCTGAAATCTGCGCTGGTGACGCGAGTCGGCCAGGAGCAGTTCGGGGCTTTCATCCGCGAGCAGATGGTGAGGGAAGGGGTGGAAACTGCTGGAATCGTTACCGACCAGGCACGGCTGACGGCGCTAGCCTTCGTTTCTGTCGAAAACGACAAATCCTTCCCGCTCCTCTTCTATCGCGAGAACTGCGCCGACATGGCGCTCTCGGAGGACGATATCGACGAGGCGTTCTTTTCGCGAGCCCGCGCGGTGGTCGTCACCGGCACGCATTTCTCGCGCCCCAACAGCGATGCCGCGCAAAAGAAGGCGATCCGACTGATGCGCGGGAAGGGCGGCAAGGTTGCTTTCGACATCGACTATCGTCCGAACCTGTGGGGCCTTGCCGGCCATGCCGCCGGTGATGAGCGCTACGTCAAGTCCGACCGCGTCTCGCAGCATCTCAAAACCGTGCTGCCCGATTGCGACCTGATCGTCGGCACGGAAGAGGAAGTGCTGATAGCGTCGGGCGAGGACGATCTCCTGAAGGCGTTGAAGACGATCCGCGCGGTCTCCGATGCCGTCATCGTGTTGAAGCGTGGCCCGATGGGCTGCATCGTCTATGAAGGCGCCATCCCCGATGACCTCGAGAATGGCATCGTCGGGCAGGGTTTCCCGATCGAGGTCTACAATGTGCTGGGCGCCGGCGACGCCTTCATGTCCGGTTTCCTGCGCGGATGGCTTGGCGGCGAGAGCTTCGAGACGGCGGCGACATGGGCCAATGCCTGCGGTGCCTTCGCCGTTTCCCGGCTGCTCTGTTCGCCGGAAAGCCCGACCTTCGAGGAATTACGGTATTTCCTCGAGCACGGGTCGAAGCACCACGCGCTGCGCAAGGACGATGCGATCAACCACATCCATTGGGCGACGACGCGGCGCGGCGACATTCCGCTCCTGATGGGGTTCGCCTGCGACCACCGCTCACAGTTCGAGGAGATGGCAGCGCGCGTGGGAGCCGATCCGGAGCGGATCTCGGCCTTCAAGGTGCTGGCAGTGAAAGCGGCGTCGAAGGTGGCCCAGGGGCGACGCGGCTACGGCATGCTGATCGACGAGAAATACGGCCGCGAGGCCCTGTTCGAGGCGACAAGGCACGATTTCGACTGGATCGGCCGGCCGGTGGAACTGCCGGGCTCGCGGCCGCTCCGCTTCGAGTTCGGTCAGGATATCGGCTCGCAGCTTGTCGAATGGCCGGTGACGCACACGATCAAATGCCTGTGCTTTTACCATCCCGACGATACGGCCGGGCTGAAAGAAGAACAGCAGCAGAAGCTCGTTGCGCTGTTTCAGGCATCGCGGAAGGTCGGCCGTGAATTGCTGATCGAGGTCATCACCGGCAAGAACGGCCCGCTCCGCGACGACACGGTCGCGCAGGTGCTCGACGAACTCTACGCACTCGGTATCCGGCCGGACTGGTGGAAACTCGAACCACAGGCTTCCAAGGCGGCCTGGACGAATATCGAGGCGACCATTTCGCGCAACGATCCATGGTGCCGGGGCGTGGTGCTGTTGGGGCTCGATGCCCCCGCCGCCGATCTCGAAGCGGCCTTCTCCGCGACCGCCGATGCGTCTATCGTAAAGGGGTTCGCGGTCGGTCGCACCATCTTCGGCCATGCGGCCGAGGAATGGCTGGCCGGGCGGATGGACGACGAAGCCGCGATTGCCGAGATGGCCGATCGCTTCGGCCGGCTGACGAAGGCGTGGCTCGCGACGCGCAAGCGCGCGGCGGCCTAG